From one Lotus japonicus ecotype B-129 chromosome 3, LjGifu_v1.2 genomic stretch:
- the LOC130742740 gene encoding uncharacterized protein LOC130742740 — MNTHMEIGGEERAPPKKGWAKFLGWVENCLKDEDKLKWVENMRGSLSLMASIIATMTFQLATNPPGGVFQANGGNLVDDIISCLDNDTIQCPGEAILAVVYEYTYTHFLISNTISFVASLSLCLLLVSGIPLKHRFVIWGLSIGMCITITSLALTYMFAASMVTPNPVWETADSMFGLVLKIWIVLLGVVGVFLIIRMLYRVAKWINKCSRPPANTSTTRNVHPSS, encoded by the coding sequence ATGAATACTCATATGGAAATTGGTGGTGAAGAGAGAGCTCCTCCGAAGAAAGGTTGGGCAAAGTTTCTGGGCTGGGTAGAAAACtgtttgaaagatgaagataAGTTGAAGTGGGTTGAAAACATGAGAGGAAGTCTGAGTTTAATGGCTTCTATAATCGCCACTATGACCTTTCAACTCGCCACTAACCCTCCCGGCGGCGTCTTTCAGGCAAATGGCGGCAATTTAGTAGATGATATTATAAGTTGTCTAGACAATGATACCATTCAATGCCCTGGGGAAGCTATATTGGCTGTTGTATACGAATATACTTATACACATTTCTTAATTTCCAACACCATCTCCTTCGTCGCGTCCCTCAGTCTTTGTCTCTTGCTCGTGAGTGGAATCCCTCTCAAACATCGATTTGTGATATGGGGTTTGTCAATCGGCATGTGCATCACCATCACCAGCCTCGCTCTCACCTACATGTTTGCGGCCTCCATGGTCACCCCAAATCCCGTTTGGGAGACAGCTGATAGCATGTTTGGACTAGTCCTCAAAATTTGGATTGTCTTGCTTGGAGTCGTCGGTGTTTTCCTCATCATACGAATGCTTTACCGTGTGGCTAAATGGATCAATAAATGTTCTCGCCCGCCAGCAAATACAAGTACAACAAGAAACGTACATCCCAGCAGCTAA
- the LOC130746253 gene encoding probable trehalose-phosphate phosphatase 7 translates to MGYISQLSTHSNMKFAKSDENGESLLCSYASWLENHPSALDNFEELMSIAKGKQIVVFLDYDGTLSPIVDDPDQAYMSDAMRAAVREIASCFPTAIVSGRRRNKVYEFVKLRNVYYAGSHGMDISTPLGSAKYDDQKHHTKAIGEKGDQVVLFHPAKEFLPTIQEIIQLLKENTTRIKGSMVEDNMFCISVHYRRVKNEEDVGVLREIVESVMKDYPNFHISRGRKVMEIRPNVNWDKGHALMYLLDTLGFESFNDVLPIYLGDDKTDEDAFKVIRHIGRGFPIIVSSIAKETKASYSLRDPADVMTFLIRLAKWKNMLQKTK, encoded by the exons ATGGGATACATATCACAACTATCAACACACTCAAACATGAAATTTGCcaagtcagatgagaatggAGAATCACTTTTGTGTTCTTATGCTTCCTGGCTA GAAAACCATCCTTCTGCTTTGGACAATTTTGAGGAACTGATGAGCATTGCCAAAGGGAAACAGATTGTTGTGTTTTTGGATTATGACGGAACACTCTCGCCGATTGTAGATGACCCTGATCAGGCTTACATGAGTGATGCT ATGCGTGCTGCTGTTCGTGAAATTGCTAGTTGTTTTCCCACTGCCATTGTTAGTGGAAGGCGCAGGAATAAG GTGTATGAATTTGTGAAGTTAAGGAATGTCTATTATGCTGGAAGTCATGGTATGGATATATCAACCCCTTTAGGCTCTGCAAAATATGATGATCAGAAGCATCACACAAAGGCTATTGGAGAAAAG GGAGATCAAGTTGTTCTTTTTCATCCAGCAAAAGAATTTCTGCCAACAATCCAAGAG ATAATTCAGCTTTTGAAAGAAAATACTACAAGAATCAAAGGCTCTATGGTTGAGGATAACATGTTCTGTATATCTGTACATTACCGGCGTGTGAAAAATGAAGAG GATGTTGGAGTTCTCAGAGAAATTGTGGAGTCTGTAATGAAAGATTACCCCAATTTTCACATATCTAGAGGAAGAAAG GTTATGGAGATACGCCCAAATGTAAACTGGGATAAAGGCCATGCATTGATGTATTTGCTTGACACTCTTGGATTTGAGAGCTTTAATGATGTTCTACCAATTTACCTTGGAGATGACAAAACAGATGAAGATGCTTTTAAG GTTATAAGACACATTGGAAGAGGATTTCCCATCATTGTTTCTTCAATTGCCAAGGAGACCAAGGCTTCATATTCTCTGCGTGACCCTGCTGATGTGATGACATTCTTGATACGTTTAGCAAAATGGAAGAACATGTTACAGAAAACTAAATAG
- the LOC130744791 gene encoding uncharacterized protein LOC130744791, with product MSSQTSSDSTPVTVTTPTAATPVAAPAPPAKPDFHPALVVTNIRNHIPIMLDVETDRYGTWVELFRIHARSHRVLHHIVPAADKPTPPVTDPTYELWTTLDVIVLQWIYATISVDLMTTIMEPDSTALNAWMRLADIF from the coding sequence ATGTCTTCTCAAACCTCCTCGGACAGCACACCCGTGACCGTCACCACTCCTACGGCAGCCACCCCTGTGGCCGCTCCTGCCCCGCCGGCCAAACCTGATTTCCACCCGGCGCTTGTGGTTACGAATATTAGGAATCACATTCCTATTATGCTTGACGTGGAGACTGATCGCTATGGCACTTGGGTGGAGCTTTTCCGCATTCATGCCCGTTCCCACCGGGTTCTGCACCACATTGTCCCTGCTGCGGACAAGCCTACTCCGCCTGTCACTGACCCTACTTACGAGTTATGGACCACTTTGGATGTCATTGTCCTTCAGTGGATTTATGCCACCATCTCTGTTGACCTGATGACTACCATCATGGAGCCTGACTCCACCGCTCTCAATGCTTGGATGCGTTTGGCTGATATTTTCTAG